The DNA segment tttcgtatttttacttatttacaGACACTTGAATGTGGACATGTTCGTGGCTTTTTTTAGTCCTACATctgttcttctctttttgtCCTGGGGGCCAGTGGAGATGAGGACAGGGTCTGCTCTGTGCTGACCTTGATTTCCCTCACTCACCTCCAGATTACTGGGGGGAAATACCAGGTCATTAAGATACACTTGctagatttgaaaaaaaaaattttttttctttactggaCATAATCGGATAGATTTGACATCTTAGCAGTGGGGGAGGGTAGATACACTACGAGCAGAGGACCCACACCTTGAAGCTTCATCCCATGCATGTTCAGAAATGTCATCCCTTAAGGTGGAATGTTTACAAGCAattcatttttaacaatttggtttaaatcaaaaatcaaCAACTTATATAAGGAGAATGTTTTCTCAGCCTTTTGATTTTAATGTATGCTAATATTTTCcagaaattaaaaatgttatgaaTATATTTGGTTAATGGTTTTGACTCTGAATCAAATGCAGTTGGTGAGTATGTACAAATTTTTGCAAAATGCATTTGGCAACTCTGAAGTTTAGTCTTATTATAGGTAGGCTGCTTTACGAAAATCGTATCACACACCACCTAGCAACAGCTTTCATAGATTAGCtaaagaattatttttattttgtagtgtaAACTGTTAACTAATGACACTAATGTACATATTTTATGTagatttaaatttagaaaaaaaatagataaatatataagtaaAATAAACTACTGCCTCATTAAGAAATTAAACCAAAAAGAAGTGAAACGTTTGTGGCACATTAACAGCTGCGTGTTATTGTTGCGACATTAATCTTCATTTGAAGAAAACCAAAATAGATTTTAAGTGTAAAAAGCTGGCCGTTTGTCGCAAGTAGCCGGTCCACCTTAACAGAAGTGGGCGGGCCTAAGCGCGACGGCCAATGAGCGGCCCGCTCCGCATTTAAATAGCTCTCAGTGTCAATCATCCCCCTTCCTCGTCCCCCCGCCCCCCGGACCCAGGCTCCTCTCGGTCCAGCTTCATCATCCATCGCCATATTGGGAGCTGAGACGCTTCGCCCGCAGTCTATCTCACCGCGGGGCGACATCTGACAGACAGCGCGGCTCCGGTGCCCCGTGTTTCACTTCGGTCTTTCCCGGCTCCGCGCAGACGACGCTCGGCTCCATAACAACCGCGGCCGTTGGCGTCCCCTGCTCCGCGTCCTGCATGGCAACAAGCCGCTTCTCTCTGGCTGTGGATCCCGATCAGAGGCGAGGAGATACCCGTTGTTTTTGAACAGTGGTGGGTTTTTGTTCGCGTGAAAACTGGACGATCGTGACGAGAAATTGCCTTTCTTTACCttattgctattttttttttgggaggtgggggggcggaaaaataaaaatgtcaaacgtTCGCCTTTCAAACGGGAGCCCGACGTTGGAGCGGACGGAGCCGCGGGTGTCGGAGCACCCGAAGCCGTCAGCCTGCAGGAGCCTCTTCGGCTCCGTGGACCACGAAGAGTTAAAGAGGGATTTAAAGGGACACTTGCGGGAGATGGAGGAGACTGCCTCCGCCAAGTGGGGCTTCGACTTCGCCAGTTACTCGCCGCTGGTCAACGACAGGCTCGACTGGAAGTTAGTGGACTGCAGGGACGTCCCGGATTTCTACCAGCGGCCGCTGCGGACGAGGACCAGGGAGAAGGGCGTCTGCTCCGCCGGGAATAACAATGTGGATCTTAACGGGAATCATAGCTGTGTTGTGGTGGCGGCTCCGGGCGGCGACAGCAGCGCCAGGTCTGACGGGCAGATGGAGTGCACCGGGCTGAGGAAGAGACCTGCGTGCCACGGTACTGAGACCTGACACCGACTCACCTCCATGTTTTTAcaccgactgtgtgtgtgtgtgtgtgtgtgtgtgtgaaacggGAAGCCGGGCTGGGTCTCGAGTGCCCATCACTGTGGTGgcatctcccccccccacccggcTTTAAAATGCGCTGAAACCAAATATTCAAAAGCTGCAACTCAGCTGAACCAAACCTGAACTTCTTGcatgacagtaaaaaaaaaaaatatatacttttcctgatttatttagcctgtttttttcttatttttttactgaCGCAAACTTTACTTTTTGCAGAAGCCTCGGCCCAAAGCAAGAggtcccacagcagcagcagctcagatgAGGTGATCCGTCCCAGTCTGAGCCACTCTGCAGAACACACACCCAGAAAGAGCAGCCCCAAGAGGCTGACGTGAGCACCACAGACGGTAAGACACTCCGCGATTGCTGCTACTGGGACTGTAACGTGTGTTCGTACTGGTTTGTGCGACTGCAGCTGGTTGTTTGCCAGCGTCAGCAGAGAAAAGTTCGagtccccccccgtcccccccccctctctcccagcTGTTGTTTGCCTCCAACGAAAAACTTATATAAGACAAAACAGTCCGCTTCTTATTTGATTGTGTCGTTCACGTAGTGTTAGTTGGTTTCCTCGATCCGATCACTTTGCAGGTAATCGTGTCagatcaggtgtgtgtgtgtgtgtgtgtgtgtgtgtgtgtgtgtgtgtgtgtgtgtgtgtgtgtgtgtgtgtgtgtgtgtgtgtgtgtgtgtgtgtgtgtgtgtgtgtgtgtgtgtgtgtgtgtgtgtgtgtgtgtgtgtgtgtgtgtgtgtgtgtgtgtgtgtgtgtcagctggtgCCATTCATCGACTGCGAGTGGAAATCGTAGTAGTGGGAGTAAAAGTGGTTCATTCGTGTTCCTGCGCGTGTCTCCGCACTGCGATCGATGAGTTCAGAGTAAAGACGAAACGTGGTGGCTGCACAtttacacgtttttttttttttttctttactacAACCGCTGGCCGCCGCGGAGAGTTTCCGACTGAACTGTAAACAAGTGCTGAACAACAGTGTAGTAGTAACACGTCAGCAGCCACTGCCCCTCACCGAGGAGCAGGGACGGGAAGGGGCCGGCCTCTGTGTGCagagtgcaacacacacacacacacacacacacacactgcacactcTCTCGTATCTGCCTCTGCCGCCTGAGAGCCGTGCATGACTGAAATCAAGTGTGCTCGTCGGAGGAGAATAGGCATGAAATCTGAATTGTGGTGGCAGCATGTGAAGTGTCAAAGCTGCAGTGCAGGATAAAGCACCAAGTCATAACTTTTAGTGCATgctcatattttaatttgtggaGAACGGTGTGGTCTGTTGAGGGATGGTAAAAACGAATCTTTAGTATATTCATAATGTCCAAGGGGGCTTACTTTAGATTCAGAAGAAATGCAGGAGGCTTTTGTGATTCTCAGGCGGAAACAAATTGTCATGCCTGGTAGTCGTTTTTTTTAGTTGTCTcctaaaatataatttttattagTGTGAAATATAGTATGGAAGTGCAAGTGCTGATCAAAAATCACATATCTACTGTTTTTAATCGCATAGTAAAATCATTTGAGTGAATTCTTGCATCAGTATTGTTATATAACCAACACAAagtacatctgtgtgtttccCTCATATTCCTGAGCACCATGTTGATGTTTTGAACTTCACCCTCCTTGCTCTTGTCAGAAGTACTTAAGGACACAAGCaatactcccccccccccccccccccccctcccctctcatGTTTAGTGAAACTGTGCACAAACTCTCAGCCCATCCTTGATACAGTTGCTTAAGTATTTTTCTGTGTGATGCATGCTGCTCTGATGTGAATAAACGAGTCCTAACCTCATGTCTTTTTTGTTCCCACAGAGCCGACGATGTATGTTCCCTTTTTTATGTGGAAAAATTCAGCGTTGGCcgaattttttattttttcttcttttttttttttcttgcaagaGGAACTACACAGCATCAGAAACATATCAAGTCTCCtgaaggacgaggaggacgcTGTTGAAGCACTGAATAGAAACACTAAAGTTGTGGCACTCAATTAAAAGTTACTGCCTCTGAAAGCAGTCAATGTAGCAGTGTGCAATTAggtttgatttccttttttgctcctttttttactacctgtgtgtaaataaatatatattatattatatttctctCCATATGTAGCACATAAGATAACATTatgattttgaaaacaaatcctTTATGTAACAAGGTGTGAATTTTGATTTGACTTGAAGAATTGCAGTGTAGTTTGATACATGTTTCCaaaatgctgttttttgtttttcttattttatcttctgAAAGACTTTGACACGGTCCCTAATTgctacatttaaaacaaaatcatggCTCCTTACAGTTTCTTATCAGTGTGTCTTCACTCCGTCATCTCCCTAACTCAGCAGTGAAGAAAGGTACAAATGTAGCTCAtctgtcttcttttttaaaatttttttcttctttggtcATTTCAGTGTCACCAAGTGCAGGTTCCTCTAAAAGATCTATTTCCCCAGGAAAtcaacaaagagaaagacagtAATATTTCTGTTTGAGTAATTTAAAGAAAGTCCTATTTATTTTTGTGGTAGATGCTTTTAGCATCAGTTGAAatctggaattttttttttttttttttctcaagtacTCATGCACACCTCAGCCACTTTGTCACGGTGTGTTTGATTGTTCTCTGGAGTTGTGCGGTACTCAGACGTTGAAGGACTAAGAGCGTACAAACTGCACAGGTTCCTCGACTGTATCCCTGTCGTTTCATCAACCTTCGGAaaggagttttattttttagtcTTTTTCTAAATAAGGGTTGAATGTCCTACAATACCAAATACAATGGTTGCTTCAGTATGGTTGCCAACACTGCCTTTGCTTCTTAGTTGACTTCACATTGTATTTCTTTGTGATAACCTAGACTTAATAttccattgtttttcttttcaccaatGTTTAGCCTGCTGACGATGCCAATGTGAGCATCTAAAAGCTTCCCTCTATTCGCCTAAAGTGTGGGTTATGTTCAAAGAGACCAGTGTGCACCTggatgcagagagaaagaacagctCGTCTCAGAAATGCAGTCACCATgcctgtgtatttgtgtaaatcTTTGCAAATGTACCTTTTGTACATAATTTTGTAAAAACACTGAGAAATTATACTAACTTATTTatgtcaagtttttttttatgtagaataaaaaaaaaatgggtttTTGATTACGGTTATCCAAAGTGGCATTTACTTTATTATAATTGTCTTATTTTGTAAAAGCatattttttgtagttttttttctttttttttttttttctcttatcaATAAGGTTGCAAACTGAGCCTGATAAAATATTTGATGTGGATTTTGTAATGTGTGGTTATAAAATGTGTTGCAATCAATTAAAAGAATTAAATTTGTCTGCCTTGAAGTTGCTTTTTACACTTGGTGTAGTttccccacaacacacacacacacacacacactcctacgtATTTTTacgttttatttataaaaacgCAAAAATGTCCAATAAAACACCAAGAAAATACATGCAGGAAAAATATAGCATAAAGATACTTTAGGCAGTGCAGAGAGGATTTCTGTGCATGTAGTACCTGGTACAATGCAGGGACTCCCAAGACGAGTGTAGCACAGTTTTGAGCAGGCTGATGATTGACACTCTAGTCCTCCAATGAAAAGGAGAATGGGGAAAGCAGACCACTTGTTGCAGCCAGTAACATTCAGTAATTTATGGGAATGGCTCtcatgggggaaaaaaagggtaAGCGTGCTAAACTCAGACTACGATCTTCAAAATGCAAGGTTAAATACTGCAGCTAGTAAAtaattttttacaatttttaaaaaatattttcctggCTATAGTAGAATCTGTatttgtccctgtgtgtgtgtgtaacaaagtgagtgtgtttgcatttatgtatattgtgttttgtgtttaattttttttaccataaatTCAATTTTCATctcagtttttttcctgcaatTTATAGGAGTTTATGTTCAAgataatatatacatttattcaaggaatgttaaatatattttaaaaatcttttttttaaagtattgtttttgttcctttttattAGTGATGCAATCATGTTAGTTTAAATAAtaatcctgtaaaaaaaaaaaagttgccaaTACCTCACTTTACTACTTTTTGCTGGAATTGAACTTGTGCTCATTTCTTGTCATGTGAGCGATGTCTGCCAGCAGCAGGGCCCTGACCCAAGGCTCGCTGCTCTTTAACCTCCAGTGACTTTATGTGTTTTGCTGCCTGTCATGgcacatctgctgctgtgaaagCCAAACGAATGCTTTCTCTACCTGGCATCTCCCTGCTTCCTCCTGGTGCCACTGACACAGGAAGACACCTGCACCGGCTCTTTAAAGCTGGAAAGGtgggggctgtgtgtgtgtgtgtgtgtgtgtgtgtgtaggcaagGTAGGGGGGTGGTGGTCTGGTTCTGAAGTGTGCAGGTGGGTAACCTCAGCTCAGCCGTCCACCCCCACTCTGAGACCGGCCTATTGTCCCAGTGTGTGGGCCTTTGTGTGGTGGGCCATTGTAAGGGGGCTGGGGCTGGCCACTGTTGTGTCTGGGGCTTCTCTGCTCAGACAAAGGGCCTGTCTACGAGCCTCCACCCTGCCTAAACAGCAGAcagattgactgactgactgggtgtctgactgactgactcgGTGGCTCGCCGGCTGACTTACTGGCTGAATGGCTGACTGGGTGTCTGTCCGGTTGACTGATTGATtggatggaggcagaggaggaggacgtgtcAGCCAGTCAGCAAATGCTAATTATTTCCCTCaataattt comes from the Hippoglossus hippoglossus isolate fHipHip1 chromosome 6, fHipHip1.pri, whole genome shotgun sequence genome and includes:
- the cdkn1bb gene encoding cyclin-dependent kinase inhibitor 1Bb → MSNVRLSNGSPTLERTEPRVSEHPKPSACRSLFGSVDHEELKRDLKGHLREMEETASAKWGFDFASYSPLVNDRLDWKLVDCRDVPDFYQRPLRTRTREKGVCSAGNNNVDLNGNHSCVVVAAPGGDSSARSDGQMECTGLRKRPACHEASAQSKRSHSSSSSDEVIRPSLSHSAEHTPRKSSPKRLT